The sequence CTCAGTGCATTTGGTAAGAGAAATATAACGAAAATGACATTAGAGTTGATACAATCTCTTATCGCTCCAAAGTCTACACAGATAGAGAGTTTAGAGGATAATATACCAGCTCCTGCTCCCTGCGCTGGCGTTTATAGATATGAAGCCACGCATTTAGTAGTACCTTGTTGCAAAAATTCAACACCCGAGTTATCAGAAACATTACCATTAACACACCAATCAAGTGATACTATTATCCGACAaagatgaaaaataatatattctaaTAATCAGACTTAGAAATGAGATATACAGGTAAATGAATACCCCAAATCAACATAAAGATCAACAGAGATGATGTGAAAAGAGAAACACTTTGATATGAAATACCATAGATGAAAGGTACCTACAAACAAGAAGGCAACAACAAGTGCTAGCCAGAGCAACTGGAAGACAGATATCAAAGACGCTACTTGCTCCTCACCACCAGCACCAACTcctacagcaaaaaaaaacaaatcttcaaattatatttttttcctacACAACACTATCCAGAAGATGATAGTGAACATGGTTATTACCTATGGTGCCAATGCCAGCCATGGTAATCCCAATCCAGTCAAACACATTCATAACTTCCTTCAAGTAAAAATGCGAAAATACGGAGAGAATAGCAAGTCCACATCCAGAGACTGGTTGAACAACAGACACCTACAGAGAGAGTACACAATCAATAATTAGCACAGCCACTAATCATTCCTATTAGGTGAAAGTATGTGAAGTGTATATGCTTACAGGGGCGAGAGAGAGTGCTCTTAGCATCAACAAAGCCCCAAAAATGTCCATGAGAAAACCTAACGCCCATGGTTTGTTACCAGCATACGCTCTTATCACCTGAAACATTTCACAAATCGATGATCAAACGTGAGATTCACCTCCACGGATCATCGGGAACAATCCAATGTGTGTTTGAATCACAATACCGATCAAAATGTTATATAACAAACCAAAGTTAAACTCCGATCCAATTCTCGAATACAAGAATCTATCACTGAATGCGAATAACTATATCTACGATTAAGAGATCGGCTAAAATCAAAGGGAGATTGAGGatcgaggagagagagagaggggaccTTGAGCTTGAGGGAGAGAGGAGGGAGGATGATAGTGCCTTTCTTCTGGAGAACTTTGCCGATATTGTTACCGGCGGTGGCGGCGAGCGTCAGGCAAATCGACTCCCACATTATCCGATCTTTCTCTCTAACCGCCCCGACGAGAAGCTCCTCCTCCGACTCGCAAATTTTAATTGAAGAAATTGATTTTGCCGATATTGCAATAAGCCCCTTGTATTTTTGTGTTGTTGACTTGACTAGccgtaaaatataaaaatttgtaattaaGCCTCTGTACAATCTTTATTATACTATTGGACGAGTgtattattacaaaatttaatcTTAATATCGTTTGACTTTAATTGATCAATCTTAATATTGAGAAGgattttaataaatctcattgaATGTTTTTGATAATCTAATTCAATTTGGTAATTGTTATTGCCATAAAACTCTTATTATACTGAAAGTCGACTTGTAGCAGAGTGACATGGGAATACTAGTATTCAGAGTCTTCCATAAGTTTTTCATGTTCAACCACCAGATGAAAACCCTCAAGAATATACTAACCACGACAAGGAATCATTTTAGTAACAGATCTCAAGTTCAATTTTGATAACCTAAAAAGGTTTCCTATGGAGAATAAATAATCCACACATAGATTGGTCTTGTTGAATAGAAACAAAGCTTTGCCATAATCTCTACTTCTTGTTAAATAATCCACACATAGATTGGTCTTGTtgaatagaaataaataatccACAGATAGATTGGTCTTGATGATGTGAAAGGATGGTTACCAAAACGATGTCAACATAACCAGCGAGAAAATGATTGAAGACACAACTATATTCAAGTCTAATGGTAAACAAGAATGGATCATATCTCATGAGCTTGCAGTAACGCAAGAGAAAGACCTATCACAATCTACTTAGAGCAATATGTTGGCAAACGAATAACACCATAGCAAAGGGACTGATTATCCACCGTACCAAGATTTGTGAAACTCAggaaaaatatgtaaaactaaTTTGATCATGTATAGTTTGTAGCCATTCATCCATCACAGTTACATTGAAAAACACAGcacatatagatatatatatcatcaCTAGCCATAGAGGACCTGTGTATACCTCTGCTTAAGCCATCTAAAACTTTTTCTAAACGACCCTTTGACTTTTCCTTCAACACTATACATCTTATAACTCGcgacccttttcttcctcagcAGCTCCGGGTCCGTTATCCCCCAAGACTTCGACCTCTCTATCGACTTCTCCTTCTTGATATCGTATATGTTGTTCTCTGTAGCCGTCGCGTACGAGGCGCTGTAGCTCCTGAAGTCGCCGGTTCTTGGACCGCCGTGGTAAGGCTGGATCTGCATCCCTCCGTCTCCATACGGTTGTTGACGACCGTAGTGATCCATTGAGAAGCTTGCGAGAGTTCGAgagagttttttctttttcttttttggatacAGCTCAGAGAAAGAATAATTGAAGAGAGAAAGGAGGAGGATAATAGTGAAACATAAAGACGTGTTAGGGACGTTTATATTcgcatttttatttattttcaggaTGTTTTTTAAATTGAGAAAAATCAAATAGAGAAACAGTATATTATAATTGTATGAAGATGTTGAAAGCATAATGCATTTGGAAAGGTTGACATTTAAAAGAGAAATAAGACTTTGTAGATAAGATTAAAATAATGGCTAATGATTTAAACGCATGTATTGCGTTGTATTATTAGTTCAAAATctgattaaaaatgttttatgtcGTGTTTCTGGTATTATATCACATACAAAATTAAAGACTGAAACTCAAAACTACTTTAAactaaagaatataaaataaaataaaacattgaaacttttttttttttgggcaagtGAGCGTTGACTGTTGACCGTTGATTAGAAGAATGTTCAAGGTCAAGCTGTGTGTAATAATGCTAAAGAATCCAAAATTATTTGGCGTGATGTTGGTATTCACACGTTCGTGGGAGTGTGACTACCAGCAAACAAACATACAGGACCATACACCACTTAATCAATGGCTTAATTTTCCACGAGCtatcattttcccaaacatgaagagttagattattttaaaaattaaaaatatcagaAAGTAAGTTGATAAAAGCTAGTTTCAATCACtatatataattagatataGTTTAATAGCTAGAAATTATTTTAGCTAAGACGATCTAAAAGAAGAGTAATGCTTGTAAACATTTTCATATCAGACACGACGACGCCATACACTTAATGAACTTTCATACGTGGAAGACACTATCCAAATCGTTTACActtttatattctaagtttctaacacataataaaatttgagACAATCTTAGACACCGATGTTTCCAGCCTTATCTATGTTCTCAAAACTTCCATAcattttagtcaaaaaaatccataaaataTGCATAATGGATCTAGTGACAAATATACAACATTTATTCACCATACAGCAGTGAATATTTTTATGGACATATGCAGCAGTGAATATACAAATTTACGAGTTCGATACTCAAGGGTACATCTCAGCAGTGATTATTTTTATAGGACATATACAACATTTATTCACCATACATCACAatatcacatatatataaactCTTTGTTGTGTTCCTTGGGATAcacgaaaaatgaaacaaaggaagaagaaacaacAAGCCCTAGCCCAAAACATTGTAGACTGAAGATCAAATctttaaaacatcaaatttacTGCTAATAGGGCTTCACTGACTTCTTCTAGGCCTTATTAAACTGAGGCCAAGCCCACTGCCTCCGTCACATTCCCGGATAAGCCATATATACCAAGAATCAAATCTCAAGCGAatcgattttaaaatatagaagaaGGGATAAATGATGAAGATGACCAGCATGGTTCTCTTGTCCACTTACGGTGTGGGGACTGGTCGGCATATTCTTTTCCGACCACGTGCCTCCCCAGGGACTCTCAACGTGATATACACGCCGAAAGTGGAAAACAGAGCTCTGAGTATTGGAGGAGAATCTTAACAGTGCTAATATTTAAATAACGACCATGTGGTCACTCATATACTTTTCTCTATTCTTTTTAATCGATCATAAAATGCTTAATTTGATTTTACCACTCTTTTTAGACTGTTAATTGGTTCTTCCTTTTGTTGAGGCTTCAACTTCAAGCAACACCGCATCCATAATGGATCCAAACTAGGAGTCAAAGTGAATATGTCCCTTCAAAATACATTATTGCATTGATTTGCCGATAGAGATAAATGAGTGACCGAGGTCAATCGATGAACAGAAGAAAGAAAATTACAATTCTATCTAGTTGGTGGGTAACACGTATATTTCGGAACTACTAGGCGCTAGTTGGACGGCAACCCCGTGTTTAGCGAGTTACCAAAAAATCAGGGAGTATTCGAAAATTATACGGAGCtcagttttaaataaaatttaatatatttataatatatttagctaATTTTAAACATGATGGTGACACATGTTCTtagacataattatataacttttttttatataattttaaacaacttCTTTTTGATTCGTCGAATATTTAGATTATGGTGTATTTGGTACGAACAAATTCCTTAATGAAGttattatgtgtttgttttgggtttgatagGTAATTATAATCATTTAGTAGTGAATAATGAACCGTGTCTCAACTTTACACGgacgaaaaacaaaaaaaaacaaaaaaacttaggCGTTCTAGATGGGAATTAGGCGGTCAACGCAAAAATTGGACAGTCAACACGGAAATTAGGCGATTTTATGCGGGTCAATACCTAGCTATATCGATTTGGACATATTCACCACGGTTAACCTCTAAATAACGTTTAGACGACCGCGTTTTTGAACAGGATAATGATATAAGAAatgcataaaaaaaataacaataacaaaagaaaacagtGTACTAGTATATTTTATGATGCTATTGTGTGTGTTTTGCCCAAAAAGGAAAGGTGCCGAGGAAGGACAGACGTCTGCGCACTTCCATATTCGGAATTATAAACTAAGATTTATTgtgttacaaaaacaaaaacaaaaaactaagaTTTATTCTGTAATTACTTTTAGTGGTAtatattcttcttcttgacagaaaataaaaactattatatCTTCTACTCTGGATCTGGCTGTACGCACACCAATGCTGCAGTGCATCAGGTCAGATGTCATCATTACATGTTCACACTTCTCAGCAGATCTCATCTCACTGTTGATTCGGAGATTATAAAAtgtagaaaaaattaaaataataataaaggaaAGATAGGATAGCAAATGTTAAAATgttaaccttttttttcttttcctgaGATAGCAATTTTCTGTATAGGTAAAATAAGAAACCGTAGCTAAAAAAAACGAGAAAACCAATTAAACAATTAGAACATGTAAGAAACAGGTCtatcaaaagataaaaaaattaaagaaaaatgtaGAAGTATTAAGGATATTTTAACTCAAAACTAATTAGTAACAAtgacattattttttaatatctgaTCTTCTGTCTATTCGCTGTCAGATTCTTAACATAATTatcttatttactttttaagtTGACTCTATTCTCATTTGTTATAGAAATCTTATAAAAACAACCTAAAAAGTTGCATATTGTATAACAATGGCAGACAAACaacttaattatatacgtaatggTTTGATGGAAGATTTTtgtaactatataaaatataatttatgatGGAACAAATTTGATgggaaaatttaataaaatatagcATATCgcatgtaatttatttttaaagcatcCTTGCTTTAAGATGCTTTGGCGCCGTATTGAATTTTGGGTGTGGATGCTTTTCATGATGAGGCTCTGTTGATTTGTAATTGGTCCATCCGTTTATTTGTTCGATTAAATTgtataaataacaaaaagtcaTATACGCTTTGCTCTAAAATTCTTAATCTAATATATCATAATATGAGAATCAAACTTCCTCCAGTGTTTTCTGTTTGACAAAAGTTATCCATATTATATTCCAAAGTTTTGGGGACCATTAGTTATATAAATGTGAATTATTAGTTGATACGTTTGCTTACATTAAGCATTTTCATTTATTTCGGAATTCCTTAAATAATTTTCCACATGATCATTTTTATATTCTTgtgttttatgattatataatcttacaaaacacagttttaaatataattcagaTTATacagttttaaatataattcagaTTTTATTTTACCATAGCTACATggttaatcaattttaaaattaaatattttattctacATGtgttatacatgtattataaattataatctcGTATATACTTTTTCCGTTTtaatagttgatgttttagagatttttttaattctaagtTTAGATgtcgtttttaattttgttatgtaaaatttataaacaattaatgttatatgactGGTGTGatattataacttttattttattattggttgaattgtggttaggtaaataactaatgatgtttttgtttttaaaatatataaaactaaatatttttttaatctatatgcACAATACCATTAAAATGGAAGGagtataaaatatgatatacaaATAAGATATAATtgtaaatcaaataaaaacaatgatttttttaaagggtttgtgtttttttattagCAAAAGTAAAAGATGACTTCGAAAAATCGAGTAGTCGGCATCTTAATAGATAGGTAGTAATTCACGTGGTAAGAAAACGGAACAATCTTTATCAATAATTCATGAGAGAgatttgttttctctctttCCTTGGCTATAAAAAGGCCCGACAGGTCTCAGTTTCCTCCCACATCCAAAGATAGAAAGATGTAAGGTCTAGAGTCTTGCTCTCAATCCCCTAATAGAGcaatgatatatattatatatgcatataaaagTAGATTTATAGGTTTGAAACGATTGTTTTTCAGAAGGCAAGGTGTCCTGTCTGGTCACAGACTCTCAATGCGCAGAGTATATTGAAGGTAAGGGGAGGTGACAGAAGAGAGTGAGCACACATGGTGGCTTTCTTGCATGCTTTTTTCAATTAGGGTTTCATGCTTGAAGCTATGTGTGCTTACTCTCTCTCTGTCaccccttctctctctctctcttgaacaTGGTTAGTTATAGCTGCTAAATGATCTCGCTATCTTTAAGATTTTATACTTACACACAATAAGCACAGGGATAAAAGTAATTTGAGGTAACTATGCGTAGAAGGTTGAGTTCTGCTCTTAAGTTGGAACTTTGTCGGGAAATCGGGTTATCAAGAACTGATTCCAGACCAAAAGAGTTTGTCCCAAAAGCtcgaaattttctttttgataataataataacaattcgAGTTATGAGAAGTTCGCAACTCTGGTTTTAAATtcttaaactaatattttttaaacatttttttagatcaaatattttgtttcatgatTGTATATGGAGAATTTATCTCCATGTTTTATATACAAAGTGATGCAGTTGGACGGTCTACAAATGCCTATATTCGATGTTATACTGACTGTGTGCGGCCAATCAACTCGGACATACACTCAACTATTACACAAAGAGAGAGGAGTCTTGGAAGTTAATTGAGAGCCTTGTGTGACGAAACAAACAATCGGGAATGTCTTGCAAAAAGGCTCCAAAGTTGTACtgagaaacataaaaatatagacAATATGGATATACTTAGTTCACtatgatatatttttcataGCTTGTGTGTAAACGGTATATAACTTTAGGCCACGGGTACCCAAATGTCAACCCCTATGTTTACCTATTTGGTTGATCTCCACTAGTATATGTTTTCTATAttggtaaatataatttaaaacaatatagcCTTTTCCATAAAGAATATGAAAGACAGCTCTCAAAAACACATAAACTACATATTTCATGTTTTTTGTGCGAGCAGAAATGTGGAAGTAAATATTAATATGGTATCTTGTTAAAACTAGTATGAATTGCTTGTGATTACTATCATGCAAATAAACTCAATCAAGGAGCTTCGTAAAAGAACCAGCTGTTTAAATACTGTATAGATTGGTAAAATTTTGTTTAGGTTTTAACTAAACATATTATTTTCGAGTGTTTGTTAATGAATGTCATGAATCATGATAAGCCACCATAGTGTTTTACTTTATGCATACGATAGATATATGTGCAGAAAAACAGGTAACctcttcaaaaatatatatgtgacATCTGAAGAACGGGACCAAAGTTATTAGTGGATTTTACATTagaaaacaatcaaaacactaaATAAACAAATCATATACGATTTGAATCCAAGTCTCCAAACATAGTGCAATGAAATTTATACTATAGATAATCTattgatgtattaattttcactctctcttttttttgagaattccttcaaaagaaaaattaagaaaattctCAAGACTCGTCTTGTGTTGTCTCAGGAATCTGCAAGGGAACGGGACTGTTCTCTTCTTTCTCGTTCGGACTCTCCACTTGTTTTTCTTCGGCTTGGGACGTTACACCGTTCTCTGATGCACTCGTTGCGTCGATGCTGATGGTCTTTGCTAGTTTGTTGGATGGTTCTGGAGAGGACGAAGCGGCTAAGATGCGACTTAGACCTTCGTATGCACTCTTGGCATCCATAACTATACTAGCACCACCTGGGTAACACCGGCCAAAGCATGTGGCGCAATGTGGAAACACCACCTGTAACAACAAAGAACCACAAAAAGAACAATTTGGCAATGTGAGTTAGCCAGAGAGGTTTTCAATCTACTGAATCGTTACTGGTTGATATAAGATTGGGATGAAAATGTGAAACTGTACCTCGACGAAAGCTCGGCAAAGTGAGAGGAAGAGATTGGATTCATTGAGTCGAAGCATCCGAGTTGTGTTGTATCTTAGCAAGGAGTCAGAGACAGCCTGAAGCCCTTTGATCAATTCATGAGCAATCACATTCTTTAGACTTAGCGGGGCACAAGGACGTAGTTCGTTCAAAGCAGCAGATACACCTGTGAGACATAGCCAGAATATCCAAAAAACCATTTGCGATAATTCGAACACTCGTTATTGGTTACATCATCCATACTATTGGAACAATTGATATTGTCTCACCGTTTATGAAAACTGCAAGAGGCGGGTGTTCCATCAAGTATGATGGAGGTGTGACGTCATCTTTGCTATCGTCATTAATACCACTTGATGGGAAGCCAACAGATGGCAACGGAACCCATCGATGCGAGTCCAAAACTAactggaaaataaaatatcatgaaGAAATTTAATTGGGAGATTCAATAGAGTATAACAAAGTTAAAGTTTTGCGTTTACCCACTTGGAAATTCTCAACTGCTGTGCTCATGTTCTTGGAAAACATGTTTAGAACCGCCCTGTCAAAAGTACGCAAGTTCAATACTGACGATCTTGTAAAGTTATAAGTAGAGATTATGACAAAGACTATAAGAAGAAGCGTTACTCTTCAAAAAGAGGAGGAAGCAAGCCCCGGAAGTCTAGCCCAACCCAACCAAGCCCCATTGCACAGTACTGTATTGTCATGAGAAGAAGGTAAATGCCTATCAGAGTTGCACAGAGTATTCAATAGGGAAATAtatgaattgaaaaaaaactcaaaccaTGCACTGATCCAAAATATTTGATAGAGATCCTCCTTCAGTTATCTTTGGGAGCATAATTTTCAGAGTCTTCAGGTGCGATGTTATCTGATGCATGGCCCAGCTAAACAGAAGTCCACCATCGTAATTTTCTTCGCTCCCCGATGTATCATCGGCAAAGATAGCTCGATATTGATTAACCACATCAAAGAGGTGCATTCTGTGGCAGTTTATCATGCCTTTTAAATACTCATAAGCATTTTTCTGGTCTAGATCCTCGAGAATTCCAGTGAGCCATGCCTCACGGCATCTTAAGAACTGCACAGAGAAGAACCATTCAGAAGTGAAGGGCATAGCTTCAAGACTGAATGGTTATATGTCAAAACAGTTCACCTGTAATCGCATTTCATACTCGCCAAAGACTCCTATTCGCCTTAAGTATCCAATAATCCGGAGACATTCTGGCAACTGTAATAAAGAGCAGCAATTAAAGATTGAGCCTCCTAGATTGCTAAAGCCTAACCATACTTCACCGTTTACAAACAAACTTTTATTCACACAAAACCTGTATATTTGAGCGCAGTTTCTGGAGAAGCTGTGAGAGAAGTGACTGAGTTGTCTGTCGAACCTCCGCTGCAAGTGCTTGGATCACAGGCAATCTTGACATTGAGAGAAGATTAATTCATAAAAGCTAAAGCTTGAAGTTTCCAGCATTAAATATCCAGAAGGGATAAAAATTGATCAGAAAcataaccaaaaaaactcacttGGGATGCATAGTTGCAAGTTTCGACACAAATGCTTCCAGGTCAAGCGCTTCGTCAAAGTTTCCGTTTCTCACGCATCTAACAAAGATACAATTCATTATGCAGAGCATTTAGATGTTGCTTAACATCACATAATTCGGTCTAGTAACTTACGTATCCATAAGCTGAGGAATCTCAAGCAAGTCAAGCAGAGTACTGTGATTTGCCAGCAAAGCCTggttcatcttcctcttctccaGAATATTCTCCGCAGACTCGATAAACTCTGTGCAGCCAGACGTTAGTTTCGGGACTTCACCAATCTGCAATAGGTGAAAACACACAGAAACTCTAGCATCAAAACTTTTTCAAGGGAATAACTATTATTCTTTTCTTCCCAAGGATGACACTGCTAAAAGCCAAAGGATATGTATATAGATGTGCAAGAACCTATCTAGCTTTCTGAAAAACATGGAAGCTCAAGCTACATTCTTAAACCAATGATTTATTCACCTATTCATAACAACTATGTCCTTGTTCGTTTACGATCGACCTGCGACTAAGATTATGTTTGTTTgcgtgtcgcgcgacctgcgactaGACCTGCAACTAAAATCATGTTCTTTACTGCGACTTGCGACCAGTCGCGCGACAGCAAAACGAACAATAACCTCCAACTTACAATCAGTCACAGGTTGCAGATTGAGCGacatcaaaacgaacaacaacctaCGACTGGTCGCAGGTGGGCGACAGGTAAACTAACAGGACCTATAGGACCTGAAACAACGACCCCTCCCTAGTACACCAATCCAAGATTTAccaaacaattaatttttcCAGTAACTAATTTCAGATCCTAGCAACGAAGCTTCCACTGTCACTAACCGTAATCAAATCCAAAACCAGAGAGATCTATATAACCACGTGAAGCAGTATAACTCAATTCGATAATATACCAGAGACTCGAGATGCTTATCGATTGAGGAAACTTCCTGGCGGATCGCGAGCAACGCATCCGCAGCGGTGATAAACGCGCGGTAGTTCCCAACCGCGACCTCTTGCATTTGCCTCTGGATCCGCTCCGCGTCCACTCGAAGCAGCTCCGGCTCCTTCAGATTCAGTAAGATTTCAGAGATCCAAAGCGCGCAGAGAGATgtcaaaagagaagagaaaaagagagagagagggaccTTGTGGAGACGATCGAGAGTGAAGGAGAGGAGCTCGGAGACGTACGGTTGCTGAGAGGCGGAAGCGAGGGAGAGCAGACTCGCCGTCGTCTCCGGGGGAGACATCTCTCCGATCTCCGTTGCCATTTCCGGATCTTCCTGGCGATGATATTGAAATCTGGTAGAAGAATGTAATACAGATCGAGAAACAACACAGAGGAGATTTCACGTTAGGATCTGAAATGAATAATCATCGctctttctattttattttcaccgcgttaattaaagaaaaaaaaaaaaagaacattacTTGAAATTttatgggcaaatctccaaaatagcacatttctaattttatatcacaaaaataacactcaaaaattaaaatgaccaaaatagcattttatcttttgaaaaatttaaatttttttatttttcaaaatttgaaatcttatccccaaaacctcatttctcaactctaaaccctaaaacctaaactctaaaccctaaaccctaaattctaaaccctaaacctcaccccttgagtgctatttttgtgacttttgaccttgagtgctagtttgggaacaaaaacttgatttagtgctattttagtctttttctcaaattttattagaaaaattgtttttttaaagcaaaaaatgataactatgcactttagactaatctcatatactttatgtctcattagattaattattttcaaaatgacaataatgtccttaaaattttaattttttaatataataaataatgaattcgttttttttgtttttatttaaatcgatttttttttcaaaatacgaaagtgaatattcccaaatattttgtttccatatttttaggaactgatttttTATCCGTATAATGCAACTAATCTATAGAAATCGGTTTTTAcaggtttttagaattatagtaatgtgtagattttgatttctaaagattttagatcggtaggttaagcgcggaatgtgtattctaaatatgtttaaaatactcttatttacgtagatcacatattctaaacattgtagattcgaTGAATAagtggatttcgttttctaaTTCGTATAATGcaatttctactttatttaaaacataatctgaaatttataatttaaacatttttagaactgaaaaaaataccactaagttcatataggtattttatcaatagttaccattttttcaaaaaaaaattgcttataaaactatttattaaatttattttcaaaaatattaaaaggtaTTATAGAGAAAACTGgcacaaaataaatatctatactatattaaaagggaTATATAATCAACAGAGAGAGTGTCCACGTCATTAATAAAATCAGCCAATTACGAAGTTTTAAATCGCCAGGTCATATTCGCATATGTCTCGCCTAATCCCTAATTTCGTCTGAAGCGCAGAGAGTTCGTCCGATTCCATGAGACGAATCATCATCTATCTCATCTCGCTGCTGCTGAATCCGTACGAGACGATCCGTTCGATCTGTTCTCTCGAGCCAGCGTACCAACCATATTTGAAGTTCGGATCTCCACCGTTCTTCCTCGCCATGGCCTCCGTGAAGATGCGAAAGGCTAGAGACTTGGCTCTCGTGGTGATCGCGTTCGGAGATTTCTTACGTATAGTGACGATCGTGGTGGCGTTAGCGATAGTGGCGCTTAAGCCGGAGAGGAAACACGTGGTGATGATGTCGTGCTCTTAGTTCCC is a genomic window of Brassica napus cultivar Da-Ae chromosome A2, Da-Ae, whole genome shotgun sequence containing:
- the LOC106383724 gene encoding uncharacterized protein LOC106383724, with translation MLSTSSYNYNILFLYLIFLNLKNILKINKNANINVPNTSLCFTIILLLSLFNYSFSELYPKKKKKKLSRTLASFSMDHYGRQQPYGDGGMQIQPYHGGPRTGDFRSYSASYATATENNIYDIKKEKSIERSKSWGITDPELLRKKRVASYKMYSVEGKVKGSFRKSFRWLKQRYTQVLYG
- the LOC106380814 gene encoding conserved oligomeric Golgi complex subunit 8, which codes for MATEIGEMSPPETTASLLSLASASQQPYVSELLSFTLDRLHKEPELLRVDAERIQRQMQEVAVGNYRAFITAADALLAIRQEVSSIDKHLESLIGEVPKLTSGCTEFIESAENILEKRKMNQALLANHSTLLDLLEIPQLMDTCVRNGNFDEALDLEAFVSKLATMHPKLPVIQALAAEVRQTTQSLLSQLLQKLRSNIQLPECLRIIGYLRRIGVFGEYEMRLQFLRCREAWLTGILEDLDQKNAYEYLKGMINCHRMHLFDVVNQYRAIFADDTSGSEENYDGGLLFSWAMHQITSHLKTLKIMLPKITEGGSLSNILDQCMYCAMGLGWVGLDFRGLLPPLFEEAVLNMFSKNMSTAVENFQLVLDSHRWVPLPSVGFPSSGINDDSKDDVTPPSYLMEHPPLAVFINGVSAALNELRPCAPLSLKNVIAHELIKGLQAVSDSLLRYNTTRMLRLNESNLFLSLCRAFVEVVFPHCATCFGRCYPGGASIVMDAKSAYEGLSRILAASSSPEPSNKLAKTISIDATSASENGVTSQAEEKQVESPNEKEENSPVPLQIPETTQDES